A region of Procambarus clarkii isolate CNS0578487 chromosome 22, FALCON_Pclarkii_2.0, whole genome shotgun sequence DNA encodes the following proteins:
- the LOC123758759 gene encoding venom protease-like isoform X1, with the protein MGASELASFLLLATVVLASVTCTLAQGSGSCTATTGVRGRCVDIRQCPSAIRTFRRVRPPACSNDALICCLAAPGTNPGSILDISPPIVNFQCGQNIFQTFNLVTEPIGEVRSLRQGSTDGAGVETAVVNRGATPPRRPGIPPVDESRTFAPRVAPSNGTIVSIALHVLGGVIALKNNWPWMALLGERSGDSNNWFCAGVLINDRWVLTALHCLTAKTVEVVRLGEHDYSDNNDGAAHEDYGVDKTLLNPEYFHPQAYHDLALIKLDKRVRLKSTINPVCLPWGSESTQRLVDQTVILTGWGDTQFAGFRSSVLQEVQLTVFPPSQCDKSYSTLLEYSISWPQGVGEETVCAGDLNGGRDSCQGDSGGPIVARNKDGFYVLAGIVSRGVGCGQKDFPGLYVNVRLPAYLAWIKKIAFS; encoded by the exons ATGGGTGCTTCTGAACTAGCTTCCTTCTTGCTGCTGGCCACCGTTGTCTTAGCCTCTGTGACCTGCACTCTGGCCCAAG GGTCTGGCAGCTGCACGGCGACTACAGGTGtccgaggcaggtgtgtggacattCGCCAGTGTCCGAGCGCTATCAGGACCTTCCGGCGCGTGCGTCCTCCGGCCTGCTCCAACGATGCCCTTATCTGCTGCCTCGCTGCTCCTG GTACCAACCCGGGAAGTATACTAGACATCTCTCCCCCCATTGTCAACTTTC AATGTGGACAAAACATCTTTCAGACCTTCAACCTGGTCACGGAACCCATCGGCGAGGTTCGTAGCCTCCGGCAGGGGTCTACGGACGGTGCAGGAGTGGAGACGGCTGTGGTTAATAGAGGAGCAACGCCACCGCGGAGGCCAGGCATCCCTCCTGTGGATGAGTCCAGGACGTTTGCACCACGTGTTGCACCCAGCAATGGAACGATTGTGTCCATAGCTCTGCATGTGCTTGGTGGGGTGATCGCTCTTAAGAACAATTGGCCCTGGATG GCGTTGCTGGGAGAGCGCAGTGGTGATAGCAATAACTGGTTCTGCGCCGGTGTTCTAATCAATGACCGGTGGGTCCTCACAGCTCTTCACTGTTTGACTGCCAA GACAGTTGAAGTAGTTCGTCTGGGAGAACACGACTACAGTGACAACAACGACGGGGCGGCCCACGAGGATTATGGGGTGGACAAGACCCTCCTTAACCCGGAATACTTCCATCCGCAGGCTTATCATGACCTGGCCCTCATCAAGCTGGACAAGAGGGTCAGACTCAAA TCAACGATCAACCCGGTGTGTCTGCCGTGGGGGAGTGAGAGCACTCAGAGGCTGGTGGATCAGACAGTCATTTTAACTGGCTGGGGCGACACACAATTTG CTGGTTTCCGAAGCTCTGTGCTGCAGGAGGTGCAGTTGACGGTGTTCCCGCCTTCCCAGTGTGACAAAAGTTACTCCACTCTGCTGGAGTACAGCATCTCCTGGCCTCAGGGTGTTGGAGAGGAGACTGTGTGTGCAGGAGACCTCAACGGTGGAAGAGATTCGTGTCAG GGAGACTCCGGGGGACCAATCGTGGCCCGGAACAAAGATGGCTTCTACGTCCTGGCTGGCATCGTGTCCCGTGGTGTGGGCTGTGGTCAGAAGGACTTCCCTGGCCTCTATGTCAACGTccgccttcctgcctacctcgccTGGATCAAGAAGATCGCTTTTAGTTAA
- the LOC123758759 gene encoding venom protease-like isoform X2 produces the protein MCYIVLKHTKEKCGQNIFQTFNLVTEPIGEVRSLRQGSTDGAGVETAVVNRGATPPRRPGIPPVDESRTFAPRVAPSNGTIVSIALHVLGGVIALKNNWPWMALLGERSGDSNNWFCAGVLINDRWVLTALHCLTAKTVEVVRLGEHDYSDNNDGAAHEDYGVDKTLLNPEYFHPQAYHDLALIKLDKRVRLKSTINPVCLPWGSESTQRLVDQTVILTGWGDTQFAGFRSSVLQEVQLTVFPPSQCDKSYSTLLEYSISWPQGVGEETVCAGDLNGGRDSCQGDSGGPIVARNKDGFYVLAGIVSRGVGCGQKDFPGLYVNVRLPAYLAWIKKIAFS, from the exons ATGTGTTATATTGTCCTTAAGCACACGAAAGAAA AATGTGGACAAAACATCTTTCAGACCTTCAACCTGGTCACGGAACCCATCGGCGAGGTTCGTAGCCTCCGGCAGGGGTCTACGGACGGTGCAGGAGTGGAGACGGCTGTGGTTAATAGAGGAGCAACGCCACCGCGGAGGCCAGGCATCCCTCCTGTGGATGAGTCCAGGACGTTTGCACCACGTGTTGCACCCAGCAATGGAACGATTGTGTCCATAGCTCTGCATGTGCTTGGTGGGGTGATCGCTCTTAAGAACAATTGGCCCTGGATG GCGTTGCTGGGAGAGCGCAGTGGTGATAGCAATAACTGGTTCTGCGCCGGTGTTCTAATCAATGACCGGTGGGTCCTCACAGCTCTTCACTGTTTGACTGCCAA GACAGTTGAAGTAGTTCGTCTGGGAGAACACGACTACAGTGACAACAACGACGGGGCGGCCCACGAGGATTATGGGGTGGACAAGACCCTCCTTAACCCGGAATACTTCCATCCGCAGGCTTATCATGACCTGGCCCTCATCAAGCTGGACAAGAGGGTCAGACTCAAA TCAACGATCAACCCGGTGTGTCTGCCGTGGGGGAGTGAGAGCACTCAGAGGCTGGTGGATCAGACAGTCATTTTAACTGGCTGGGGCGACACACAATTTG CTGGTTTCCGAAGCTCTGTGCTGCAGGAGGTGCAGTTGACGGTGTTCCCGCCTTCCCAGTGTGACAAAAGTTACTCCACTCTGCTGGAGTACAGCATCTCCTGGCCTCAGGGTGTTGGAGAGGAGACTGTGTGTGCAGGAGACCTCAACGGTGGAAGAGATTCGTGTCAG GGAGACTCCGGGGGACCAATCGTGGCCCGGAACAAAGATGGCTTCTACGTCCTGGCTGGCATCGTGTCCCGTGGTGTGGGCTGTGGTCAGAAGGACTTCCCTGGCCTCTATGTCAACGTccgccttcctgcctacctcgccTGGATCAAGAAGATCGCTTTTAGTTAA